One window of Psychrobacillus sp. FSL H8-0483 genomic DNA carries:
- the gltS gene encoding sodium/glutamate symporter produces MYMALNQITTLCLAVTLFLIGSFLVKRVGFLNRFCIPAPVVGGLLFAILATILKGFDILEITLDTSLQSIFMITFFTTIGLGASFKLVKLGGKLLVIYWLACGFLALMQNVIGVSLAKVMGIHPLIGVMAGAVSMEGGHGAAAAFGETIEGLGVPSALTIGMAAATCGLVAGGLVGGPVIQYLIRKFNLKPSSEETEAYVEKSQHPITEKSFMLQVFLITFCMAAGTYAGEWFSTLTGFVLPGYVGAMFIAVIVRNIVDRFKPELINMKEINLIGDISLGIFLSMALMSIKLWEVADLALPLFIIILAQVLFIVLFAVFVLFRLLGKNYDAAIMVSGFLGHGLGATPNAMANMSAVVSKFGPSRKAFLIVPIVGAFLIDVFGMPIIITTINLFK; encoded by the coding sequence ATGTATATGGCTTTAAATCAAATTACAACACTATGCCTAGCAGTAACATTATTTTTAATCGGATCATTTTTAGTTAAAAGGGTTGGTTTTTTAAATCGATTTTGTATTCCGGCACCTGTTGTGGGGGGCTTGCTGTTCGCTATTTTAGCAACGATTTTAAAAGGGTTCGACATTCTCGAAATTACTTTAGACACCTCACTACAATCCATCTTCATGATCACATTTTTTACAACGATTGGACTCGGTGCAAGTTTCAAACTTGTTAAATTAGGCGGCAAACTGCTAGTAATCTATTGGTTAGCTTGTGGTTTCTTAGCCTTAATGCAAAATGTGATTGGCGTTTCTTTAGCAAAAGTAATGGGTATTCATCCATTAATCGGCGTAATGGCTGGAGCCGTATCGATGGAAGGAGGACATGGTGCTGCTGCCGCTTTTGGGGAAACAATTGAAGGCTTAGGTGTACCTTCTGCCCTAACAATTGGGATGGCTGCAGCTACATGTGGATTAGTAGCTGGTGGACTTGTTGGTGGTCCTGTGATTCAATACTTAATTCGCAAATTTAACTTAAAGCCATCTTCTGAAGAAACAGAAGCATACGTTGAAAAATCACAACATCCGATTACAGAAAAATCATTCATGCTGCAAGTTTTCTTAATCACATTCTGTATGGCTGCTGGTACATATGCTGGAGAATGGTTCTCTACACTGACAGGATTTGTATTACCGGGTTATGTAGGTGCCATGTTCATAGCAGTAATCGTTCGTAATATCGTTGATCGCTTCAAACCTGAATTAATCAACATGAAAGAAATCAACTTAATCGGTGATATTTCCCTTGGTATTTTCTTATCAATGGCATTGATGAGCATTAAACTATGGGAAGTCGCAGACTTAGCCTTACCATTATTCATCATCATCTTAGCTCAAGTACTCTTCATCGTATTATTCGCAGTGTTCGTTCTTTTCCGCTTACTCGGTAAAAACTACGATGCAGCGATTATGGTATCGGGTTTCCTTGGTCATGGTCTTGGTGCAACGCCCAACGCAATGGCAAATATGTCTGCAGTTGTTTCAAAATTTGGCCCATCACGTAAAGCATTCCTAATCGTACCGATCGTAGGAGCCTTCTTAATTGACGTTTTCGGTATGCCAATTATTATTACAACAATTAATCTCTTTAAATAG
- the hutG gene encoding formimidoylglutamase, with translation MYKKTDSKVWQGRIDHDTDHSYFRYHQTVQLATKTMPGMVGLIGFVCDEGVRRNNGRVGAKDAPLALRKQLSTLPWRNDVHVNSLIDLGDIICEGHELEQAQRELGDKVSDILTNGKAIVLGGGHETLYGQYLGVRKAVGPDSSIGLLNIDAHFDMRSYDKQTSSGTMFKQILDEDPNAHYFVCGIQQYGNTTALFDTAAQYDVQYFLDEQLDSSQFTKDLHDFMNAHDVLLVTLCMDVINAAEAPGVSAPSPFGLSALKVRDILRQMVSHKNTVSFSICEVNPSLDVNNQTAKLGAYFINEVIMNSFE, from the coding sequence TTGTATAAAAAAACAGATTCAAAAGTTTGGCAAGGTCGCATCGATCATGATACGGATCACTCTTACTTCCGTTATCATCAAACTGTTCAATTGGCAACTAAAACAATGCCAGGAATGGTTGGATTAATAGGCTTTGTTTGCGATGAAGGCGTCCGCCGTAACAATGGTCGTGTTGGTGCAAAAGATGCTCCACTTGCGTTACGTAAGCAGTTATCAACGTTGCCATGGCGTAATGATGTTCATGTAAATTCTCTAATTGATTTGGGGGATATCATTTGTGAAGGTCATGAATTAGAGCAGGCACAACGAGAACTAGGGGATAAAGTTTCTGACATTTTAACAAACGGAAAGGCTATTGTACTTGGTGGCGGTCATGAAACATTATACGGACAATATTTAGGGGTTCGTAAAGCAGTGGGTCCGGACTCTTCCATTGGTTTGCTTAATATTGATGCACACTTTGATATGCGTTCGTATGATAAACAAACCTCGTCAGGTACAATGTTTAAACAAATTTTAGACGAGGATCCAAATGCACATTATTTCGTATGTGGCATCCAACAATATGGGAACACGACTGCATTATTCGATACAGCCGCTCAATATGATGTGCAATACTTTTTAGATGAACAATTGGATTCATCTCAGTTCACTAAAGATTTACATGACTTCATGAATGCACATGATGTTTTACTTGTTACTCTTTGTATGGATGTTATAAATGCTGCTGAAGCTCCGGGTGTCAGTGCACCATCACCATTCGGTTTATCCGCTTTAAAGGTACGGGACATTTTGCGCCAAATGGTTTCGCACAAAAACACTGTAAGTTTCAGCATTTGTGAAGTAAACCCTTCACTTGATGTAAATAATCAAACCGCAAAATTGGGGGCTTACTTTATCAACGAAGTAATTATGAACAGTTTCGAATAA
- a CDS encoding LysR family transcriptional regulator, which translates to MDLRKMYYFNATVKYQSFSRAAKALHISQPSLSNAIKTLELEINASLIERTTKQFQLTELGQQFYERSKSLIAQFEVMDTELKELAKGEQLEIRLGMIESANYWFSQVIIAYQKRYPQNQITLIDTLYNQTVRQALLDLNVHGVITNQHIVDHEIKSELLYTEPYVVVTKKDHPFAAKEKITLVDFTKEALIIGMPAFQTSAQILKAFEQEDVTPNIQYKIERFEMIKVLVEEGLGIAILPQHYVKHHLSECLLTSPVHSEFLNRNVYLSTMKDRTFPKSILELFELIKTMH; encoded by the coding sequence ATGGATTTACGGAAGATGTATTATTTCAATGCAACCGTAAAATATCAAAGTTTTTCAAGGGCCGCAAAAGCCTTACATATTTCACAGCCTTCATTAAGCAATGCGATAAAAACTCTGGAACTAGAAATCAATGCATCGCTAATAGAACGTACAACCAAACAATTTCAATTAACGGAATTAGGACAGCAATTTTATGAACGTTCGAAAAGTTTAATTGCTCAATTTGAAGTAATGGATACCGAGTTAAAAGAGTTAGCAAAAGGGGAGCAGTTAGAAATTCGATTAGGCATGATTGAATCAGCAAATTACTGGTTTTCACAAGTAATTATTGCATATCAAAAACGATACCCACAAAATCAAATTACTCTAATTGATACATTGTATAATCAAACTGTGCGCCAAGCTTTATTAGATTTAAATGTGCATGGAGTAATTACGAACCAACATATTGTTGATCATGAAATAAAAAGTGAATTATTGTATACCGAACCGTATGTCGTGGTAACAAAAAAAGATCATCCATTTGCTGCGAAAGAGAAAATAACGCTAGTAGACTTTACCAAAGAAGCCTTGATAATAGGTATGCCAGCATTTCAAACGAGTGCACAAATATTAAAAGCGTTTGAACAGGAAGATGTCACACCGAATATTCAATATAAAATAGAACGATTTGAAATGATAAAAGTATTGGTAGAAGAAGGGTTAGGAATTGCCATCTTACCTCAACACTATGTCAAACATCATTTATCAGAATGCTTACTAACAAGCCCAGTGCACAGTGAGTTTCTAAATCGCAATGTATACTTAAGCACCATGAAGGACCGTACATTCCCAAAGAGTATATTAGAGCTATTTGAGCTCATAAAGACAATGCATTAA
- a CDS encoding HAMP domain-containing sensor histidine kinase, translating to MKEFYTHINNKVYYTLVIIMTTLMMMGLLLDNPRFGELKIGYILHSVLILALVACLLLYPRYRNYQSRIIIIIVGSAYLYTIFFLYPDTWSTFILLCFIPAISILFFDSKLFYFSLILNGLLITVTYSYIMLMDQENRYAHMKSDLIGNVSNFIGSQVIIYCIYHLYQLRIKKQQLYYEQLQHSERLKTTGQLAAAVAHEIRNPLTAVKGFLQFYSEKDTLSSKDVKDHFTLMIDELNTAEQVISQFLCIAKPDKEKKMEIVNVQAVLQSVTDLLKSYGLVRDNTIELNVDEDCYIYANAIEYKQLMINIIKNAIEASKSGDSVIVQVNRKNHFVEMKVIDTGCGMSKAEVESLGTPFYSLKSNGTGLGLMICYHIVEKFNGRIDFQSTIDEGTTVTIRFPSNK from the coding sequence ATGAAGGAATTTTATACGCATATCAATAACAAAGTATATTATACGTTAGTGATCATCATGACGACACTAATGATGATGGGTTTGTTATTAGATAATCCACGTTTTGGTGAACTTAAGATAGGTTACATTTTACATAGTGTTCTTATATTAGCTCTCGTTGCATGTTTATTGCTTTATCCTAGGTATCGGAATTATCAATCCAGAATTATCATTATTATCGTTGGATCCGCTTATCTCTATACTATTTTCTTTTTATATCCAGACACTTGGTCTACCTTTATACTTCTCTGCTTTATTCCTGCAATTTCTATTTTATTTTTTGATTCAAAGCTGTTTTATTTTTCTTTAATTTTAAACGGACTATTAATAACAGTTACATATAGCTATATCATGCTAATGGATCAAGAAAATAGATACGCTCATATGAAATCAGATTTAATAGGAAATGTTAGTAACTTTATAGGAAGTCAAGTGATAATATATTGTATTTATCATTTATACCAGTTACGTATAAAGAAACAGCAATTATATTATGAACAATTACAACACTCCGAACGATTAAAGACTACTGGACAACTAGCAGCTGCAGTTGCACATGAAATTAGAAATCCTTTGACAGCTGTTAAAGGTTTTTTGCAGTTTTACAGCGAAAAGGACACTCTATCTAGTAAGGATGTAAAAGATCATTTTACTTTGATGATTGATGAATTAAATACGGCAGAACAAGTAATTTCTCAATTTTTATGCATAGCAAAGCCAGATAAAGAGAAAAAAATGGAAATAGTAAACGTTCAGGCTGTTCTTCAAAGTGTAACTGATTTACTTAAATCATATGGGCTTGTACGTGATAATACGATTGAATTAAATGTGGATGAAGATTGCTATATCTACGCTAACGCGATAGAGTATAAACAATTAATGATCAATATTATCAAAAATGCAATTGAGGCCTCCAAAAGTGGTGACTCCGTTATTGTTCAGGTGAATAGAAAGAATCATTTCGTTGAAATGAAAGTCATCGATACTGGTTGTGGAATGTCAAAAGCGGAAGTTGAGTCTCTCGGTACTCCTTTCTACTCTTTAAAAAGTAACGGGACAGGTTTAGGTTTAATGATTTGCTATCATATCGTTGAAAAATTTAATGGTAGAATTGATTTCCAAAGTACAATTGATGAAGGGACAACAGTTACAATCCGCTTTCCATCAAATAAATGA
- a CDS encoding IS3 family transposase (programmed frameshift): protein MAKVRAEQRIQAVQRYLYGNESMIEIAKDIGVTDRVVNEWVRRYQKNGVETFLKSYTKYSADYKMNVLNYMNETGTSSINTAALFNISSPGMIRNWKMKFEVGGYDALVSKKKGRPSMKKETKRTTKPTPIEGSVEALEVRIKQLEMENAYFKKVEYFSSNARKITNQIKAQVIYELKEIYEVVELIKVADIPRSTYYYWEKRLNRTDKYAEVKVAIQSIYLEHKGRYGYRRIAKELKKYGFHYDPKTINYLMNAIGIKCEVRMKKYRSYKGNVGKIAPNMLQRDFTAKKMNEKWVTDVTEFHLFGEKRYLSPVLDLCNGEIIAYTVMSRPVYKLVHDMLEQALERLQSSDQVILHSDQGWHYQMKKYRQTLKQHGIMQSMSRKGNCLDNAVIENFFGLLKSELLYLQEFESMAHFEQELKDYIHYYNHKRMKEKLKDLSPVEYRTKVLEVA, encoded by the exons ATGGCAAAAGTAAGGGCTGAACAACGTATTCAAGCAGTTCAACGATACTTATATGGAAATGAATCTATGATTGAAATCGCAAAAGATATCGGAGTGACAGATCGGGTTGTAAATGAATGGGTTCGCCGTTATCAAAAAAATGGTGTAGAGACTTTCTTAAAGTCCTATACAAAATATTCAGCTGACTATAAAATGAATGTACTTAATTATATGAACGAGACAGGTACATCTTCGATTAATACAGCTGCATTATTTAATATTTCATCTCCTGGCATGATTCGGAATTGGAAAATGAAGTTTGAGGTTGGTGGTTATGATGCCCTTGTTTCTAAGAAAAAGGGGCGTCCATCCATGAAAAAAGAAACAAAAAGAACAACGAAACCAACACCAATTGAAGGATCTGTTGAGGCATTAGAGGTACGTATTAAACAATTAGAAATGGAGAATGCGTACT TTAAAAAAGTTGAATACTTTAGTTCAAATGCAAGAAAAATTACCAATCAAATCAAAGCGCAAGTAATTTATGAACTAAAGGAAATCTATGAAGTAGTGGAATTAATCAAAGTCGCTGATATTCCACGTAGTACGTATTATTACTGGGAAAAGCGTTTGAATCGTACTGATAAATACGCTGAAGTGAAAGTCGCAATTCAGTCCATTTATCTTGAACATAAGGGACGTTATGGTTATCGTAGGATTGCCAAAGAACTGAAAAAATACGGCTTTCATTATGATCCTAAAACGATTAATTATTTGATGAATGCCATTGGCATAAAATGTGAAGTCCGCATGAAGAAATACCGTTCGTATAAAGGAAACGTCGGAAAAATTGCCCCAAACATGTTGCAACGCGATTTTACAGCGAAAAAAATGAACGAGAAATGGGTAACAGACGTGACAGAGTTCCATCTATTTGGTGAGAAACGCTATTTATCACCCGTCCTTGATTTATGCAATGGCGAAATCATTGCATACACAGTAATGAGTCGTCCAGTGTACAAACTAGTCCATGATATGCTAGAACAAGCATTGGAGCGCCTTCAATCAAGTGATCAAGTCATTCTTCATTCGGATCAAGGTTGGCACTATCAAATGAAAAAGTATCGACAAACATTAAAACAACATGGGATAATGCAGAGTATGTCCCGTAAGGGCAATTGTTTGGACAACGCAGTCATTGAAAATTTCTTTGGCTTATTAAAATCTGAACTCCTGTATCTACAAGAGTTTGAATCCATGGCACATTTTGAACAGGAACTCAAAGACTATATTCACTATTACAATCACAAACGAATGAAGGAAAAATTAAAAGACCTAAGCCCGGTGGAGTACCGAACTAAGGTCTTAGAAGTTGCTTAA
- a CDS encoding YciI family protein, whose protein sequence is MEKLQFLYQLQLIPSLLDEDNWTSKENAIVQHHFEVLQKLQEEGKLILAGRTLNTDPMGIVILEVNTEEEAMELMNNDPAVKEGIMEAQLFPYRVALYKK, encoded by the coding sequence ATGGAAAAATTACAGTTTTTATATCAACTCCAACTCATTCCATCTCTATTAGATGAAGATAACTGGACTAGTAAAGAAAATGCAATCGTCCAACATCATTTCGAGGTGTTACAAAAACTGCAGGAAGAAGGAAAGCTCATCTTAGCGGGTAGAACTTTGAATACAGACCCAATGGGAATTGTCATTTTAGAAGTTAATACCGAGGAAGAAGCAATGGAACTGATGAACAATGATCCTGCTGTAAAAGAAGGAATTATGGAAGCTCAACTCTTTCCATATCGTGTTGCTTTATATAAAAAATAA
- a CDS encoding DUF2892 domain-containing protein, translating to MTNNQQNISTSDAYSRFVLGSVMTAYGTTRLMRDPKSRSGRMLVLFGSMKAAEGATRFCPRKAMNSLLEQKLMSANASQGSLASAGAAMNSATQSGQSASSSNAGQMGGSIMQMVGNIAQKLAGGNPSQSTASSQSASGTQNKSGGAGQNAAGSNLAQTIGNVAQQLTSGTAAQSIGNIAQTVAPQVGQMMNDVASMTGSQNAAGTNNGGKQASATSGATNTNATANGNANTKNAANGTSNGKQAASTNGNNMPKAGATKTKMDGAANNANLSNVAAINASTSNKNASTPNILQ from the coding sequence ATGACAAATAATCAACAAAATATCAGTACGAGTGATGCATACTCTCGTTTCGTGTTGGGCTCAGTGATGACTGCATATGGTACGACACGACTTATGCGTGATCCTAAAAGCAGAAGCGGTCGAATGCTTGTCTTGTTTGGTTCAATGAAAGCAGCGGAAGGCGCAACAAGGTTTTGTCCAAGAAAAGCGATGAATTCACTGTTGGAGCAAAAATTGATGAGTGCAAACGCTTCACAAGGTTCATTAGCTAGTGCTGGAGCAGCGATGAATAGCGCAACTCAGTCCGGTCAAAGTGCTTCTAGTAGCAACGCTGGTCAAATGGGTGGAAGTATTATGCAGATGGTAGGGAATATTGCACAAAAATTAGCTGGAGGAAATCCATCTCAAAGTACGGCTAGTTCTCAAAGTGCGAGTGGTACACAAAACAAGAGTGGCGGAGCTGGACAAAATGCTGCAGGTAGCAACCTTGCTCAGACGATTGGGAATGTAGCCCAACAATTGACGAGTGGTACTGCTGCTCAATCAATTGGTAACATTGCTCAAACAGTAGCCCCACAAGTTGGGCAAATGATGAATGACGTGGCGAGCATGACCGGATCACAAAATGCTGCTGGAACGAATAATGGTGGGAAGCAAGCGTCTGCAACGAGTGGAGCAACAAACACGAATGCAACGGCGAACGGAAACGCTAACACGAAGAATGCCGCAAACGGAACCTCAAATGGTAAGCAAGCTGCTTCCACAAATGGTAACAACATGCCAAAAGCAGGTGCAACAAAAACAAAAATGGACGGTGCCGCTAATAATGCTAATTTATCAAATGTAGCTGCAATAAATGCATCAACCTCAAACAAAAATGCATCAACACCAAATATTCTGCAATAA
- a CDS encoding alpha/beta-type small acid-soluble spore protein has protein sequence MANRNKILVPSARDELDKLKARVMKEQGYNVDINNPNDVKYEIADELNIPLNKGYNGKLTSEQAGKIGGPIGGNMVKEMIKMAQEQMMRK, from the coding sequence ATGGCTAATAGAAATAAAATATTAGTACCCTCTGCTCGGGATGAATTAGACAAACTCAAGGCTCGAGTTATGAAAGAACAAGGTTATAACGTAGATATCAACAATCCAAATGATGTAAAATACGAAATTGCCGATGAACTAAATATTCCATTGAATAAAGGTTATAATGGTAAGCTTACATCTGAACAGGCCGGGAAAATAGGCGGACCTATTGGCGGTAATATGGTTAAAGAAATGATAAAAATGGCTCAAGAGCAAATGATGAGGAAATGA
- a CDS encoding serine hydrolase, whose translation MQNVIEKLKEIESGTIGIIIYSSEKQKIVSEYNCEMSFPLASAAKVAVGFSIAKCVEDKLYTWNDIVEDVNFNPNEDSKELYPHFQQRSTLSLREAVEVMIACHDSLVANSIVQKCGGWEKVNNKIKAYFQNINITQNPRNLENSGNLSQVFELLLLIFEGYRLSPDLWAPIINGLVRQRGDIDGIPTHFLNHMSGGLDNVVIDIGILGDLNHNPLLYVLGAKNLPNRSNYQSSDEKIIDAMKLLYEEYLNQSAPNLECNN comes from the coding sequence ATGCAGAACGTAATTGAAAAATTAAAGGAAATAGAGTCTGGAACCATTGGGATCATAATTTATTCCAGTGAAAAGCAAAAAATAGTTTCTGAGTATAATTGTGAAATGTCATTCCCACTTGCTTCAGCAGCAAAAGTAGCGGTTGGGTTTAGCATTGCTAAATGTGTAGAAGATAAATTATATACATGGAATGACATTGTAGAAGATGTTAACTTTAATCCAAATGAAGATAGCAAAGAATTATATCCTCACTTTCAACAAAGGAGTACGCTATCACTACGAGAGGCTGTAGAAGTTATGATTGCCTGTCATGATAGTTTAGTGGCAAATAGTATAGTGCAAAAGTGTGGAGGATGGGAAAAAGTAAATAATAAAATTAAGGCTTACTTTCAAAATATAAATATTACTCAAAATCCACGTAATTTAGAAAACAGTGGTAACTTAAGTCAAGTGTTCGAATTACTGCTATTGATCTTTGAAGGATATCGATTAAGTCCTGATTTATGGGCTCCAATAATAAATGGATTGGTTAGACAAAGAGGCGATATAGATGGAATACCTACTCATTTTTTAAATCATATGTCTGGTGGCTTAGATAATGTTGTAATTGATATTGGTATATTAGGAGATTTAAATCATAACCCATTATTATACGTTTTGGGTGCGAAAAATTTACCTAATCGATCTAATTATCAATCCTCCGATGAGAAGATTATAGATGCTATGAAATTACTCTACGAAGAATACTTGAACCAATCAGCACCTAATTTAGAATGCAATAACTGA
- a CDS encoding Gfo/Idh/MocA family oxidoreductase, with amino-acid sequence MYSPVVHRLQHAIQTASLGDVVRIELHTYFPHWPRKWQQNPWIGTREQGGFIREVFPHYLQLIYHLFGHFTISSHETTYPVNENLCETGVSALAKTESGIPIVLNGLSGIGQEECLEFKVFGTDKVMTIRNWSELWISEVDQVAVHVIPDNKPMSLMDACHGAVTGKESLIVSFEEGMKVQEWIDQLLK; translated from the coding sequence ATGTATAGTCCAGTTGTACATAGACTTCAACATGCAATACAAACAGCTTCACTCGGAGACGTTGTTCGCATTGAATTACATACCTATTTCCCACATTGGCCAAGAAAATGGCAGCAAAATCCATGGATTGGTACAAGAGAGCAAGGTGGATTTATAAGAGAGGTATTTCCACATTATCTGCAACTTATCTATCATCTATTCGGTCATTTTACGATTTCTTCACACGAGACAACTTATCCAGTAAATGAAAATCTATGCGAAACAGGTGTGTCAGCTTTGGCTAAAACAGAAAGTGGGATACCAATTGTTCTAAATGGTTTGTCAGGAATTGGGCAGGAAGAGTGTCTAGAATTTAAAGTGTTTGGAACAGATAAAGTGATGACGATTCGAAATTGGTCAGAGCTTTGGATAAGCGAAGTGGATCAGGTGGCTGTTCATGTAATTCCGGACAATAAGCCAATGAGTCTTATGGATGCTTGTCATGGAGCGGTAACGGGTAAGGAGTCATTGATTGTATCGTTTGAAGAAGGCATGAAGGTGCAAGAGTGGATTGATCAGTTGTTAAAATAG
- a CDS encoding DUF1657 domain-containing protein: protein MTVVNDIKTVLAGLKTAQASFETFALSTDNQQAKALYQDAAIKTQAIVDSVEPRLQEIQQEEPQYRQE, encoded by the coding sequence ATGACAGTAGTTAACGATATTAAGACTGTTCTAGCAGGATTGAAGACTGCTCAAGCTAGCTTTGAAACATTTGCTTTAAGTACAGATAATCAACAAGCGAAGGCGCTTTATCAAGATGCTGCTATCAAAACCCAAGCTATTGTAGACAGTGTTGAACCACGTCTTCAAGAAATTCAACAAGAAGAACCTCAGTACAGACAGGAATAA
- a CDS encoding YhcN/YlaJ family sporulation lipoprotein codes for MISKIKNLKVGLLILMVIGLCTGCNGNQDQNTDSNEDLNVSQVKISKPISQSVANQATENVSMEDEISDVMAVNTDKELLVAIKVKQFDRFQLKKVEKNIKSNLEKLYPNYKILVSADQKMYVELVKLQGKLQKNTLSMKDLEKDIKKIKSLMKEQS; via the coding sequence ATGATATCCAAAATAAAAAATTTGAAAGTTGGTCTTTTAATATTAATGGTTATCGGATTATGCACAGGTTGTAATGGAAATCAGGATCAGAATACTGATTCCAATGAGGATTTGAATGTTTCGCAGGTGAAAATAAGTAAGCCAATCAGTCAATCCGTTGCCAATCAAGCAACTGAAAATGTCAGCATGGAAGATGAAATTTCGGATGTAATGGCTGTGAATACAGATAAAGAGCTATTAGTAGCCATAAAAGTAAAACAATTTGATCGTTTTCAATTAAAAAAAGTTGAGAAGAACATAAAATCAAATCTGGAAAAACTGTATCCTAATTATAAAATTTTAGTTTCGGCAGATCAAAAAATGTATGTTGAACTTGTCAAGCTGCAAGGAAAACTCCAAAAGAATACCTTGAGTATGAAAGATTTAGAAAAAGATATTAAAAAAATCAAAAGTCTCATGAAAGAACAATCATAG
- the spoVAC gene encoding stage V sporulation protein AC, with protein sequence MSNNKKKQLTPVQQEYQELQKKHETKRPVVKNCIKAFLVGGLICLIGQLISTFYIYYFDFTDQTVGNPTVGTLVFIAMLLTGFGVYDRIAQFGGAGTAVPVTGFGNAIISAAIEHRTEGFVLGVGGNMFKLAGSVILFGVFSAFIISLIKTIFIQWGGL encoded by the coding sequence ATGTCGAATAATAAAAAGAAACAATTAACACCAGTGCAACAGGAATACCAAGAACTTCAAAAAAAACACGAAACAAAAAGACCAGTAGTTAAAAATTGCATAAAAGCTTTTTTAGTCGGTGGTCTTATCTGTCTAATCGGTCAGCTAATTTCAACATTTTATATTTATTATTTTGATTTTACAGATCAAACGGTAGGTAATCCAACGGTGGGAACTTTAGTTTTTATTGCAATGCTTCTTACGGGATTTGGTGTTTATGATAGAATCGCCCAATTTGGAGGGGCGGGGACTGCTGTTCCAGTTACTGGATTTGGAAATGCTATTATATCTGCCGCAATTGAACACAGAACAGAAGGATTTGTGTTAGGGGTAGGTGGTAACATGTTTAAACTTGCCGGTTCCGTGATTTTATTTGGCGTATTTTCCGCATTTATCATATCTTTGATCAAAACAATTTTTATACAGTGGGGTGGTTTGTAA